The DNA region CCCCATGCGGGTCGGTGGCATTTTGACTGTGATTACCCGGAAAAAGTGGCTTTTCTGCTGGGAAATGAAGGACAGGGCGTCGATCCGGAACTGGCCGCGAAAGCGGATGTGGGCGTGAAGATTCCCATGCCGGGAGGAACCGAATCCCTCAATGTCTCCGTGACCGGTGCGGTACTCCTCTACGAACGGGTTCGCCGGATGTATGCGGCACAGGGCGGATGACTCTGGTCAGAGAGACGGCATTTTGGTAAGATGAATGGTAGCCATTCATCCATGCATTGGTTTGATTTGGGAATCATCCATCCATAGCGTCAATTGCGATGAACGGGAGGAGTAAGCAGCTCGTGCCATGACAGGGAGGAGATGCCGCGACTGAGAGCACTCCATGGACCACGGCTGCCGAAGTTCGCCCGGAAGCAGACCCCTGAACGGAAGCATGGCTTCCCGGTAGGGGGATCCGGTACCCGGCCGTTATCGGTGTCGAGTGGGAAAACGCATGACCGCGTGTGTTTTCCAAGAAGGGTGGTACCGCGAAATCTCTTCGTCCCTTTGGGCGCAGGGATTTTTTTATTTTGTTGTTGAGGAAAGGAGAGAACAGGATGCGCGAACGATTGGAAATGTTGAAGCAGGAAGCGGTCGCCGCGATCTCGGAAGCGACCCGTCTTGAAGAGCTCCGGGACATCCGCGTGCGGTATTTGGGGAAAAAGGGAGAGCTGACGTCCGTTCTCCGCGGAATGGGCTCCCTGCCTCCGGAAGAACGTCCGGTGATCGGCGGAGTGGCCAACGAAGTGCGCCAGGTGCTGGAAAGCCGGCTGCAGGAAAAAGAGGCATGGCTGGAAGAAGCGGCCCTGGAGGAGAGATTGGCCTCGGAGCGGATCGACGTCACTTTGCCGGGCATGAATCCGGCAACGGGATCTCTTCATCCGCTCAACCTGGTGTTGGAGCAAATCGAGGACATTTTCACCGGTCTCGGCTTCCAGGTGGCGGAAGGGCCGGAAGTGGAAGTGGACCGGTACAACTTCGAAGCACTCAATCTTCCCAAAGATCATCCGGCGCGTGACATGCAGGATTCGTTCTACATCACCCCGGAAATTCTTCTTCGCACCCATACGTCGCCCGTTCAGGTTCGCGTGATGGAATCGCGGGAAGGAACGGTTCCGATCCGGATCATTTGTCCGGGCAAAGTGTACCGGCGGGACGACGATGATGCGACCCATTCGCACCAATTCACTCAGATCGAGGGGCTCATGGTGGACACCCATGTGTCGATGAGCGAGCTCCACGGCGTGTTGCTGGCGTTCATTGAACAGATGTTCGGTGCGGGAACCGAAATGAGATTGCGCCCGAGTTACTTCCCGTTCACGGAACCGAGCGTTGAGGTGGACATTTTCCATCCGGAAAAGGGCTGGGTGGAAATCTTGGGAGCCGGCATGGTTCATCCCCGCGTGCTGGAAAGAGCGGGATACGATCCGGAGCAGGTGTCGGGCTTTGCGTTCGGCATGGGAGCGGAACGGATCGCCATGCTGAAATACGGCATTGACGACATTCGCCATTTTTACAACAACGACTTGCGCTTCCTGCGCCAGTTTCGGTCCGAGTGAGGAAGGAGTGACGACTCGTGCTGGTATCCTACGAATGGCTTTCCCGTTACGTGGAACTTGAAGGAATTACTCCCGAAGACATTGCGATGGAATTGAACCGGACGGGCATCGAGGTGGAAGTGATCTATACCCGGGACACCGGCGTGTCCGGCGTGGTCATCGGTCAGGTGCTCTCCGTCGAAAAACACCCGGAAGCCGACAAGCTCAAGGTTTGCATGGTGTCGGTCGGCCCGGGGAAAATCCTCCAAATCGTGTGCGGAGCGTCCAACGTGGCTCCGGGCCAACGCGTGCCGGTCGCGCTGGTCGGCGCGAAACTTCCCGGAGGGGTCCACATCAAGAATGCCGTGCTTCGCGGGGTGGAATCCCAGGGCATGATCTGTTCGGCCCGTGAGCTGGGACTGCCGGACAAAGTGATCATGAAGGAGCAGACGGAAGGCATTCTGGTGCTCGGACCGGATGCGCCGATCGGGGGAGACATCAAGGACTACCTCGGCATGAATGACGAAGTGATCGAACTTCAGCTCACGCCCAACCGTTCCGACTGTCTCAGCATGTTCGGCGTGGCTTATGAAGTGGCGGCCATTTTCGACCGGCAGCTCATGTTGCCGGAAGTGAGCCTGTCCGCTCCCGAAGGACCCTCTTCGCCGGTGGAAATCATGATTCAGTCCGAGGACGATTGTCCGTTCTATGCCGCACAGGTGGTGCACGGCATCAAGATCGGCCCTTCCCCGCAATGGATGCAAAACCGGCTCATTTCCGCAGGCATCCGGCCGATCAACAACGTCGTCGACATCACCAACTATGTGATGCTGGAAACGGGGCAACCGCTGCACGCCTTTGACTACGACAAGATTCCGGAAGGCCGGATTGCCGTCCGTCGGGCCGTGAAAGGCGAGACTTTGGTCACGCTGGACGGTCAGCTTCGGGAGTTGGAAGAAGACATGTTGCTGATCACGGACGGTACCCATCCGATTGCGGTCGCCGGCGTGATGGGCGGCGAATCGTCCGAAGTGACGTCGGAAACCGTGTCGGTGCTCATCGAATCCGCCTTCTTCGATCCGGCGATCGTCCGGAGAGGCTCCCGGAAGTTGGGGCTTCGGACGGAAGCGAGCAACCGCTTCGAGAAAGGCGTGGACCCCGAACGGATCGTTCCCGCGCTCGCGCGTGCCGTGGAGCTGATGGAGCAGTTGGCGGGAGGCGTGGCCGGCTCCGAAGTGATGGTGCAAAAAGCGGGTGACGTGGACGATGTGGTAATCCCGCTCAGACATGACCGTTTGGAAAGTCTGATCGGAAATGAGCTGAGTGAGGAAGAGGTACTTGACATTTTCAGACGCCTCCGGTTCACCGTGGAATCCGGGGAAGGTGTCTATCACGTGAAAGTGCCCACCCGCCGTCCGGACGTGACGATGGAGGTCGACTTGATCGAAGAAGTGGCGCGGCTGTACGGGTATGAACGGATCAAGGCTCGTCTTCCCATGGGCATGCAATCCCAAGGCGGATTGACCCGTGAACAAAAGCTGCGCCGGGTGATTCGGCACACGCTCCGTCAGCTGGGCCTCAGCGAAGCGATCACTTACAGCCTCACCTCGGAACCGCTGAACGCCGAAGTGGAGCCGCTGAAATCGTCCCGTCCCATCCGGCTGGCCATGCCGATGAGCCAGGACCGGACGGTGCTGAGGACCGGACTGGTGCCGTCACTCATCCAGGCGGCGTCGTACAACCGCAACCACGGCAACGGCCGGGTGGCTCTGTTTGAGATGGGCAAAACCTATCATTCCGCGGAAGAAGTGCTGACGGTTCTCCCGGATGAGCGCTGGGAATTGGCCGCTCTGATCGACGGCAAACCCGATCCCTCCGTCTGGAAGCAAGCATCCGTCGAAGGGCACGGATTCTACCGGCTGAAAGGAATTTTGGAATCCCTGTTCACCCGTCTCGGCATCAGCGGGGTTCGGTATGAGGTGGCCGCGCCGAACGGATTCCATCCCGGTCGCACCGCCGTCATCCTCATCGAAAATGAAGTCGTCGGCATGATCGGGCAACTTCATCCGAAACTGGCGGCCAAGCATGATCTGGAAGAGCCGGTCGTGTTCCAGCTGGATCTCGCCACGCTCATCACCGCCGTCCCCGATCAGGCCCGGTATGTGGCGATTCCCCGATATCCGGCCGTCACCCGGGACTTGGCGGTGGTGGTGGATCAGGATGTCCCCGCCGGCGATCTCGAAGCAGGAATCCGGAAAGTGGCCGGAGAATTACTCGAATCCGTAGCACTTTTCGACGTGTTTTCCGGAGAGAGAATCGGGGAAGGAAAGAAAAGTGTGGCGTTCTCTCTCGTATACCGGGCAAAAGACCGTACGTTGACGGATGAGGAAGTTCAGGAAGTGCATGACCGGATGGTCCGGCATCTGGAGGAAGAATACGGGGCCATGCTGAGACAGTGACGAGAAACACCGGCGCACTTCCGCCTGCGAAAGCCGCGCCGGTGTTCTTCCCCCGCTTTCTTCCATCCAACCCTTCACATCCGGGTGAAGGAGGCGGTGAACGTGAAAAACCGACTGACGGTGGAAATTTACGGACAGCAGTACCAGCTTGCCGGCAAAGCCAGTCCCGGCCACATGAGACAGGTGGCCAGTCATGTCGATGAAAAAATGAGACAGATTGCCGACAAGCATCCCCGGTTGGATACCACAAGGTTGGCCGTTCTGTCGGCGGTGAACATCGCCGATGATTATTTGAGACTGAAGCAACAACACGATGAGATCCTCCACCTCATCGAGGATGAAGAGCCGTGAGGGGAGACCGTTGATCATGCTGGATCTGATCCTTCTGTTTTTGCTTGCCGGTTCGGTGCTGCACGGACTCCGGACGGGGCTGGTTCAACAGGCCGTGTCTCTGGTCGCTTGGCTGGCCGCCGCATGGGGAGCCTGGCAGTTCAGCGATGAACTGACACCGGTGATCTCCGGCGCATGGCCGCTGGATGATGTGGGGAGGAGCGGATGGATGTCACTCCTTCCCGTGGAACAGATCCTGCATTCCACCATGGCTTTCATCGTTTTGTTTTTCGGAATCCGGTTTCTGTTTTTGCTCGCCGCTCCGATCCTGAACCTGGTGGCCGATCTTCCGCTGATTTCCTGGGTCAACCGGCTCGGCGGGGCCGGTTTGTCGCTGCTGAAGTTCGTGCTGGTGACCGTGATTGCCGTTCATCTGCTGCATGTGCTCCCTTGGGAAGCGGGAAACGAAGCGGTAAGCGGTTCTTTGATTGCCGACATGGTGCTGGATTGGACTCCGGATTTGAAGGACGGGCTGATCAACCTGCTGTGGAACCAAGCGGGTTGAGAGGCCCGCTCTTTGGAAGTGCCGTTCAGGACATTCACACCCCCGGGAGGGGGTTTTTCTTTTTGAGGGGAATACTGCGTTCGGAGGGATCAGGCAGTGAATAATCCGGGCATTGCCGGCATGTTGCATCAGCTGGCGGATTATCTGGAGATTGAAGGAGAGAACCCGTTCAGGGTGAATGCGTGGCGTCGGGCGGCCCGCGCGGTGGAAAACAGTCGCATTCCCGTGGTCGACATGTTGGATCGATTGGAAAATCTTCCGGGGGTGGGCAAAGGAACCGCGGCGGTGATCAGGGAAATGGCAACCACCGGAACGGCACAGGTCCTGGAGGATCTGAAGCGGCGCATTCCCCCGGGATTGCCCGTCCTGCTCGGCATTCCCGGTTTGGGGCCCAAATCACTCCATCTGCTTCACCGGGAACTGGGAATTTCCGACCTGCGGGATCTGGTTCAGGCGGCGGAAGAGGGGAAGATCCGGAATCTGCCGGGATTCGGGGTCAAGAAAGAACAAAAACTTCTCGAGGCCATCCGGAAACTGGGAAGCCGACCGAACCGCCGCCTGTTGGCGGAGGCCCGTCAATTGGCCGATGTCGTGCTGCGCAAGTTGGCCGGGCATCCCGCCGTCGTTCGGATCGAACCTGCCGGGAGTTTGAGACGGGGAAAAGAGACGGTGAAGGATCTCGACTTCGTGGTGGCCACCGAACATCCGAAAGAAGCGGGAGAAGCGATTTTGGCCGTTTCCGAGGTGAAGGAAGTGACGGCAAAGGGGGACACGAAGATCACGGTCGAACTGGAAGCGGACGGAATCCGGATGTCCGCCGATTTCCGTCTCGTGGCTCCCGAGAAGTTTGCGTCGGCATGGCTGCATTTCACCGGCTCTGCCGCCCACAACGTGAGAATCCGGCAACGGGCGAAAGAACTCGGATGGAAGGTGAGCGAATACGGAATTTCGGACGACCGGTCCGGGGAGGAGCGGACGTTTGCATCCGAAGAGGCATTTTACCGGGCGCTCGGTCTTCCGTATATCGAACCCGAACTGCGGGAGGATCAGGGTGAATTCGAAGCGGCCGAACAAAACGGATTGCCGGACTTGATCCGTCCCGATGATGTCCGTGGAGACTTGCACATGCATACCGTCTGGAGCGACGGTGCGGAAACCGTGTACGAAATGGCCGTGGCGGCGCGGGAGAGAGGATACGAGTACATCGCCGTGACCGATCATTCCCGGTCGCTCCGCGTGGCTTACGGACTTTCCGTGGACGAACTCATGAAGCAATGGGAAGAGATCGATCGGGTCAATCGGGAGTTGGAAGGCATCACCGTGCTGAAAGGAGCGGAAGTGGACATTCTTGCGGACGGATCGTTGGACTATCCGGATGAGATCCTGGAGCGGCTCGACGTGGTGATCGCCTCGGTGCACAGCCGGCTCGGACTCGATGAAGAAACGATGACCGATCGGATCCTTCGCGCGATAAAGCATCCATATGTTCACATCATCGGTCATCCGACGGGGCGGCTGTTGGGCAGAAGGGATCCCTGCAAGCTCGATCTCGACAGGCTGTTCAGGACGGCGGCGGACACCGGCACCATCCTCGAACTGAATGCGGATCCCCGAAGGTTGGATCTCGGTGATCAACTTCTTCGCCGCGCGTGTGAGGAATACGGGACTCTCTTTGTCATCTCCAGCGACGC from Staphylospora marina includes:
- the zapA gene encoding cell division protein ZapA, which codes for MKNRLTVEIYGQQYQLAGKASPGHMRQVASHVDEKMRQIADKHPRLDTTRLAVLSAVNIADDYLRLKQQHDEILHLIEDEEP
- the pheS gene encoding phenylalanine--tRNA ligase subunit alpha codes for the protein MRERLEMLKQEAVAAISEATRLEELRDIRVRYLGKKGELTSVLRGMGSLPPEERPVIGGVANEVRQVLESRLQEKEAWLEEAALEERLASERIDVTLPGMNPATGSLHPLNLVLEQIEDIFTGLGFQVAEGPEVEVDRYNFEALNLPKDHPARDMQDSFYITPEILLRTHTSPVQVRVMESREGTVPIRIICPGKVYRRDDDDATHSHQFTQIEGLMVDTHVSMSELHGVLLAFIEQMFGAGTEMRLRPSYFPFTEPSVEVDIFHPEKGWVEILGAGMVHPRVLERAGYDPEQVSGFAFGMGAERIAMLKYGIDDIRHFYNNDLRFLRQFRSE
- a CDS encoding CvpA family protein, giving the protein MLDLILLFLLAGSVLHGLRTGLVQQAVSLVAWLAAAWGAWQFSDELTPVISGAWPLDDVGRSGWMSLLPVEQILHSTMAFIVLFFGIRFLFLLAAPILNLVADLPLISWVNRLGGAGLSLLKFVLVTVIAVHLLHVLPWEAGNEAVSGSLIADMVLDWTPDLKDGLINLLWNQAG
- the polX gene encoding DNA polymerase/3'-5' exonuclease PolX, yielding MNNPGIAGMLHQLADYLEIEGENPFRVNAWRRAARAVENSRIPVVDMLDRLENLPGVGKGTAAVIREMATTGTAQVLEDLKRRIPPGLPVLLGIPGLGPKSLHLLHRELGISDLRDLVQAAEEGKIRNLPGFGVKKEQKLLEAIRKLGSRPNRRLLAEARQLADVVLRKLAGHPAVVRIEPAGSLRRGKETVKDLDFVVATEHPKEAGEAILAVSEVKEVTAKGDTKITVELEADGIRMSADFRLVAPEKFASAWLHFTGSAAHNVRIRQRAKELGWKVSEYGISDDRSGEERTFASEEAFYRALGLPYIEPELREDQGEFEAAEQNGLPDLIRPDDVRGDLHMHTVWSDGAETVYEMAVAARERGYEYIAVTDHSRSLRVAYGLSVDELMKQWEEIDRVNRELEGITVLKGAEVDILADGSLDYPDEILERLDVVIASVHSRLGLDEETMTDRILRAIKHPYVHIIGHPTGRLLGRRDPCKLDLDRLFRTAADTGTILELNADPRRLDLGDQLLRRACEEYGTLFVISSDAHSSAGLDRMAYGVITARRAWLEKRNVLNTLPLAELRKRLRKGRP
- the pheT gene encoding phenylalanine--tRNA ligase subunit beta gives rise to the protein MLVSYEWLSRYVELEGITPEDIAMELNRTGIEVEVIYTRDTGVSGVVIGQVLSVEKHPEADKLKVCMVSVGPGKILQIVCGASNVAPGQRVPVALVGAKLPGGVHIKNAVLRGVESQGMICSARELGLPDKVIMKEQTEGILVLGPDAPIGGDIKDYLGMNDEVIELQLTPNRSDCLSMFGVAYEVAAIFDRQLMLPEVSLSAPEGPSSPVEIMIQSEDDCPFYAAQVVHGIKIGPSPQWMQNRLISAGIRPINNVVDITNYVMLETGQPLHAFDYDKIPEGRIAVRRAVKGETLVTLDGQLRELEEDMLLITDGTHPIAVAGVMGGESSEVTSETVSVLIESAFFDPAIVRRGSRKLGLRTEASNRFEKGVDPERIVPALARAVELMEQLAGGVAGSEVMVQKAGDVDDVVIPLRHDRLESLIGNELSEEEVLDIFRRLRFTVESGEGVYHVKVPTRRPDVTMEVDLIEEVARLYGYERIKARLPMGMQSQGGLTREQKLRRVIRHTLRQLGLSEAITYSLTSEPLNAEVEPLKSSRPIRLAMPMSQDRTVLRTGLVPSLIQAASYNRNHGNGRVALFEMGKTYHSAEEVLTVLPDERWELAALIDGKPDPSVWKQASVEGHGFYRLKGILESLFTRLGISGVRYEVAAPNGFHPGRTAVILIENEVVGMIGQLHPKLAAKHDLEEPVVFQLDLATLITAVPDQARYVAIPRYPAVTRDLAVVVDQDVPAGDLEAGIRKVAGELLESVALFDVFSGERIGEGKKSVAFSLVYRAKDRTLTDEEVQEVHDRMVRHLEEEYGAMLRQ